The sequence below is a genomic window from Monodelphis domestica isolate mMonDom1 chromosome 2, mMonDom1.pri, whole genome shotgun sequence.
aaaaaaattaagtgattatAATGACGATTATAGTAACAATGACTACAACTAAATgataataacattaaaaaacGATTGAAATGTAAGGAATCATAGTGGTCCTGGAGGACTAATAACAACCATCCCAAAATTGTGATGatagttggcatttatatagtactttaagttttacaaagatttgcatacattatctcctttgataaGGAAACTCACCTTTCTCTCAATAGAGAGGAGGACACTACAGATAGGAAAGGGGATATACAATGTAAGACATAGATGTTGTCTTATTGTAGTTactgattaaaagaaaaggtTCAGTTGGTAGACTTTGCTCTATGGGAAATGACTTTGATgtgaaaaaaagtcaaaatgaaactacttttaaaaaaagggaatacCCCACCCCTTAGGAGAAATATTGGGTCCAATACAATCCCTGATCTAGATCAGCGGCACAATGTGAAAGAATAATTGGATAAAGCATCCTCTCTCCTGGGCTGTTTATCCCATGGGGGCTCAAAAAGCAAGAAACAGGAGTCAAAAGAACATTAGATACATTTCTTTTTGTTAGAAACCCTGAGGAAATCTCTAATGAAGTCTTTTTGAGGACATCATGCCTCCTTGGTCTTCTGACAAAGTGCtacatttttccctttcatctGTTCAAACACTCCTACACCCTTCCTTCAGAAATGAAGTTGCAAACAATGTTCAAAGCTTTTATTTATACCAGGTAGTTTCATTATAGAAATGAGaacatcaaatatttttaaaggcaaagaaTAGATAAAGCTGCAGTTTTATCATTATAAGTGTATACTTGGCAATTATCCAGAATTCAAAATGTGAGCAAAAATCATCatccatttttataaatttatagaaCACTAGCAACTTCTACTTTAGTGAAAACTTTAGAAAAGAATTAATCTAGAAAATTgagtctctgtttcctcctttgtaaaataaagcgATCAGACTTGTTGTCTCCAAGACCtttttagctctcaatccattatcTTGTGGAGGAAATTCTGCCTCTGGGAAATTTGGTAGGTGTGGATATGAATAGAAGATGATAATGCAGCTAGaggactcagtgaatagagaaccaggtctggagatgggaggtcctgtattcaaatttggccttagacacttcctagctatgttgtaaccttgggcaagtcacttcacccccttcACATcacctttacctctcttcttggATACATATGgaagaaaagagtttaaaaaaatgtggaaagaggCCAActctcttaaaattgttttcaatCCCATGGGAGAATCAAGGCCAGGGGATGAAACTACCTTTtctgaaggggaaagagaagggcaTCATTCATAATGGCACTTGTTCAGATATTCCCattgtgaagaagaaaaaaacatttcctatTACAGGTCTCAAAGAAGCCATGAAtacctttctctgcctctctccagaTTATTTGGCACGTGTATTTTTAGTGATCTCTTTAGGTGTTTAAATCTCAAATACACTATAAGCTCCCCGTGAGACTTACAGGTATTGTCTCATCCCTTGCTTGTTTCTCCTATAACACCAGATACTTGGCTGGGCATCTAGCAAATACACGtaatccaaatatatatatatatatgtatatatatatatatacatatatatatatatttaatgaatgaaggaatgactAACTGTTTAAATAATGTTTAGTATCTCCAGttagaaaataaaaccaaactccTATATAATGGAGATCAAAGTGGTGAACGTTTAGATTGTCTTAAGATAGACTCTTGAGTGGTCTCTATGGTCAAAACTGATCAGCATCATGGTAGAGAAGGAAGCCACTGAACACAGAATCATTAACGTTATCGGCATAGAGCCCATTATGCTCTCCATCTCCGTACACCTGGAGCCAGACTTCCTCCCCAGCCTGCAGGTGCAAGAGTACAGAGCCCGAGGCCTGGTCAACATTTTGCTCCTTGAATTGGTCAAAGGTAAACATGACTGCCTTGTCCTTCTTGAAGAGGCTGACCTTCACATCCTTCAAATATACTGTGAGTTGGTAGGAGAAATAGTACAAGCCTGGGAAATTACAGCGGAACTTGCCAGTTGTGACATCGTAGTGGTTCTGTTCATTGTAGAAAATCTTGGTGAAGATGATAGGGACGTTGGGGGCCGGGGGTCGGCTGGCCAGCCCCACACTGAAGGCTGAGCGGTACCTGAAAGCTGGCTCTCCTGGTTCCCCTTTCTTCCCTGGAAGTCCAGGAAATCCCCTGGGACCTTCAACTCCTGGAACACCTATTTCACCAGCATCACCCTTGGGACCCAGCAGACCTGTTGCATAAGAGAACATCAACAACCATGGTGAACCGAGCTCATTTCTAAATGAGATTCCAACAAATAGAGGTCGTATCAGGTCAAGACTCATGGCCTCTTTGGCCATCATGACAGAGCTAACTGGTGGAAGCTCCTTAAGGGAGACACTACCTATGTCTTCTCTTGGGTCCCTCACAGCACTGggcacatagtgagtgcttaGCCAACACttgcttattgataatttctcTAGCCTTTTGTCCTAAGTAAATGCCCCAAGAGGCATCTTTTTTATAGGCAGATCAGTCTCTTCActtcttccatttcctctctctttgaCATCCATTCTCAGGCCATTTCctctgcctggaatgttcttcctacatttcttcattcattcattcattcattctttcatttattgcTCTCTTCCTCTGCAAATGACATTGTGTTTACTTATGTGGAAATATTCTTTAGAATAATggaagctccttaaaggcagggattgtttccTCCCAGTCTTTGTACCTCCAGGGCCCAATGCTGTGTTTTACATAGAGAAGATATAATAAATTGCTATTAAGTCTACTtgtcctttcattcattcaaaaaacatttattaaacacctgctgtgTGCAGAGCACTTGGTCTAGGTACCAGAAGGCTATGAAGTTTAGATAGGACAAGCTGTCTTTGTTTTCAGGTCACCATAGTCACTCATGCCCAATTCACCCCCAAGCCTGTTAACATTGAGTCACTTGTGAGCTGGGTTGACCCTCTGAACGTAGAACAGGTCCATTTCCAGGTCtatattcaaagcctttccaCTATGGGGAGATCTGCATTGCAGAAAGAAGTccgatatatacatataaattatatataataatacataatatataaaattatatataattatatatatcactgacttcatttacattattgtggGCATTACATATAATGCccacaataatgtaaatgaaaacaacaccAAAAGACCCTTGGTCATAGATTAAAGAATGATCTTGGTTCCAGGGGATAGAGCAAACATTTAGAATCAGGAGGCCCTCAGTGGttgtctagtccaacccccttgttTTAAGGAGAACCCAAGGAAGGGGTTGAGTGACTCTAAGATCCTTCAAGGAATGAGTGTCAATGGCAGAATCTGAATTCTTTGACTTCAGAGTCAGTTCTCTTCCTGCTATGTGGTGTTGCTTCCCAGGGAGAAAATGCAAATCTCTCTGCTTGATAGAGGTGGACGACTAGGACGGGGAAATACTGTCAGACATGGTCTCTTAGTGGATCAATTTTGTTTAGGGATTTTTCTTTGTCAAGGGAAAGTCCAATAGAATGGATGAAGGTAGTGAGGTAAAGTAGGaaaaaatcatgatttttaaaaaaacctttactttctgtcttagaaacaacataaatattggttccaagataagGGCCaggaaattgggattaaatgacttgtacaggaTCTCCTACCTATGAAGTTTCTgggaccagatttaaattcaggatcTCTAGCCTCttggactggctctctatccactccctgagtcacctagctgccccataagtTATGTTTaaaggtttttctttgtttcaagtgAAAGTTCATTGTAGTGAAGTTGGTGagataataggaaataattaaagtgGAAAGAAAtcatatcaattaaaaaaaattccccattgtgGGGAATGAAACAAAGAGTTCCTGAGAATGAAATAGAAGGATTATCCAACCACATTAAGGGTCAACTGAGAATATACACCACAAATTAATATGGTGCAAATTTTGCTCAAAAATTTTGCTCAAATCAAGCTCCAACAAAGCTTAGCAACCAGGGGCacccatttcctcttcatcatcTACTGTCTCTGCAATACAGTAAGTCATTTATTTATACTCAGGTTAACACTTGATTATATACTTATTATTTTGTGTCTTCTCTTTTACTCTCAGCATTGAGCCCTGGGCTAGCTACCCAGCAAATACTTGTTGCCTGGACTTGAGATAAATGAACTGGAATCAATAGAATGGATCAGAAAAGAAACAGTTTGAGAATGTGGCTAGTTGAGCCCAGCTTGTCCCCACTGTTAGGAAAAGAATGCAGAGTGTCAAAGTTGAACTCTGTTCTAGACTTTCCTATTACCTCGCCAGTAGCTTTTTGACCCTGGAGACACCTTCACTCTTAGGAAGCCCTCCTCTGATTGGTGAATTCTTGTCCAAAATCATTTCATGAAGTCCCCCAAGACATTTATGCCCCTTCTTAAGGGGAAgagcttttgtttttgtcttctatccccagtgcttaacttaataaatgttgattgattaattccaAGTTGAAACTCTTGAATCTGTTTTGCTTCAATGTCCACAGTGATATTCCCCATAAGTTTATGCATGAACCAGACGCAAAATCTCTAACCTGCTTCACGGAGCAATCCAGAAGCATAGGTTGAAACCCAAGAAAAGCTATGGACCTTGAGCTCACCTGTTTCTCCTTTCTCACCCTTTTCACCATTGATGCCATCTCTCCCATCTCGGCCTGGAGCCCCATTGTAGCCGGGGTGTCCTGGGGCACCACCCATCCAGTTGACGCAAGCCTCTTTGGGTGGCAAAGGTTGCAAATCCTCTGTGGAGTGAGTGGGATTGCTGTGACACGATACAGCCAGCAGCAGCATGCACAGCAGTGGACTAGTCCATAGCACCATCATGAATCCTGGAATTCACATCCATAACATTAACCTTTAGAGAGAATGGGTAGAAACTAGGGGCCTGATACTGGGGACAATGCAGGTAACCTTACTGTAAGTAGATTCTATAGATCTAAAAAGCTGACTCTATAGCCTGTCAGCTCTGGAATTTGTCCAAATTCTTCCCACCCAACCTGCCCAACGCAGATCTCTACCTTCTTTAGTAAGCCTGTCCAGTTGGCCCCAAATTCTTCCCTCTGATCTCCTATAGCCTGAATCACTTGAATCACAAAATGCACCACTGGATCATACCCTATCATTTATTGTTCTATAATTGGTTCAAGTAACTGAGTCTTATTATGTAAGCTCCCTAAAGATAGAGACTTTGCTGTCACCTCCTGTTATCTTAGGCTCAGGAACAATTCGTTAACTCCACTTCTTAAGAAATCATCATgtatcataggatcatggatctCTGGTACTCTTGTAGACTTCCTACCatgctaatattgaaccatcaacAACTACTCTTTGAATCTAGTCATCCAATCAGTTCTAAAGTCATGGAAATATGTTATCATTTGCTCTTCATCTCCTATGCAAGAATAGGATGGGACTTTATCAAAAGCTTTACTAAAATCTAAGTCAATTCTATCCATGGTATTTACCTCATCTACCAGCTTAGCAATactatggaaaaaaagaaaatggtattaATTTGGCATGACCTATTCTGATAAAATACTGCTGGCTTTTGGTAGTCACTGCTTCCCTCTCTAGATGTTCAGAGCATCTCTTGAATGGTCCATTCTAGAATTTCCCCAGAAATCAAAGTTAAATTTACTGCTGactcttttctcattcctttttttgaaaatcagaatattttcccttcttcTATATTGTAGAATTACTACTATTTTCCACAGCCTTTCAGAGATTATGGTCAGCAATCAAATTTTCAGAACTTGAGAAGGTAGTTCATTGGTCCTAGTGACTTGAAGTCATCAAGGACAGTCAAAAAAGGCAACTAAGTGCTCATTACCATCTCCTTATCTTAGATATTGACTCTCGTTGGTTTTTCTTGTTCTGTCATTTTGAATTAATGGTAATTCTTCTTTGCagaaaaatagaaactgaattTAGCATCACTGCTTTCTCTCTCCTGTTCATTGTCATCTTCCCATACACCCTGAACAAAGGGCCCATAATTTCTTTGATTGTCTCCTTTAGCTCATTATAGATTAGAGAAATCCAAAATTTCTTTTTGGTTATGCTTTTGCAGGTTTCAGATTGAACTTCAAGCTTGAATGTAGACTCTGCTCTGTTCCTTGGTTTAACTCAACAGTTAAAGACTATGTATTACAGAAAACAGTAATTTTAGAATTTCATCCATAGAACTACAGAAAAGCAATTTTCTTACCCTAAGTACACAGATGTGTTAATAGACTCAACCCTATAGGCTAAGCTGTTTTAGAACACAAATTAGCCAGAAAGCTCCTTAGAATTTAGGAGTTTAGTCTGCCTTTTTGTGTTCACTTTCTCTTGCTGCCAAGATCACTATCTCTGAACTCAGCCACTAGCTGACTTAGGGTTAGAAAGTCCCTTTTAACTCCAATCAATTTCTAATTGCCAACCTGCATTCCtccttgaacttttttttttttggtcatggggAGAGGAATTGCCTTTCAATAAACCATCAAAGGTCTTAAGGTCCAGTGCTTCTAAAGCACCATAGTTTCTCTCTGTACTGAGTTTCTGATGTGTATTAAACCTGAGTTTCTCAAGTATACAAAAAATAATGGAAGCAGAGTgaggcaaaaagaaatagaagctgTTGCAAATCTTATGATGCTCAAGCCCATCTCAGATATTTTgttctgaattctttccctttGCATGTAAGTGTGACTGGAGACTTAGAGTTGCCCAGGTCCACTGAGTCAAAATCCAACATCTATACCATCCCACTTGCACGAGAGTCCTCTTATTGTTATCAAACAAggcataaaataggaataaaatatatagaatattataaGATTATACTTTAGATGTAGGGAGGAAGGGTCCTCATAGAACCTTtattctaactccttcattttacagataaggaaactgaggcctaaagagattaaataagTTGCTCAGAACCATACAGGTATTAAATGTGTGTGAGTGCACAGGATTGGGGACGGGGATGGATTCCATCTCCAATAGACTTTCTTTCTACAGTGCTTCCTCTCTGGAagaattcaggtctttcccttACATCccccattcttaaaaaaatattaatattttggcTTTTGCATTGTCTAAATTTCTTCCTGAGTCTTTCCCCTATCTCTCAGACATAGCACACAACCCTTTTggcaagtttgtttttttttcttaaaggattTTGCCACAAATCACTCAAGGGAACCCTATATCAGGtctaaaatgaacaaaaatcaaaaatttCAAGGTTCACCACAGGTTAGCACTCCTAGGATCTTTGTGCCCCAGTTTTTTACCTCTCCTAGCTTTCTCCTCCCCCTGCTTGCCTGGACACCTTCTTCCTGGCATTGTTCTCAGAGTCAGTTCTAGCCCAAAGTCTCTAGTCCAGTgttctctctctcacctgggtAATTCTAGTATTTCCCTAGAAATACTCTCTTCTGGGGGCAGctaaagtggctcagtggattgaaagtcaagcctagagatgggaggtcctgggttcaaaactggcctcagatatttcctagctgtgtgaccctgggcaagtcacttaacctccattataTAGCCTTTAccattgttttgttttagaaccaatacatagtaaaaaaagaaatattccctCCTGCCCCAAAACCAGTAAATAACACTCAATTGTTCTTACTCCTCCAACCTAGAGGCTATATACAGGTAGCCTGCTCATCCCCAGAGTTTATCAAGAGACATAATTTAGACACGTTCAGCCAGAGGCAGGATGAATACACGAGTCCAGGAGTCTTCTAGGCTGGTGGTTTCTAAATTAAGCCTCTCTTTCTTTACTTCAGGTGAGGAGGTCATCTGAAGTCATTTTTCCATAGCTTTACTCTTTTAAGATGAGGAAGCTAGAGCCCAGAAAGGTTaggcaatttgcccaaggtcacacagcaaagctGGAACTCTGAAAAATATCTCCAGACTGCCAGACCAGTGTTCTTTTCCCTGTACCTCAATGCTTTGTGTTTTGAAAACTTCCGTTTTCCTGAAATCTCCCAAAGcgtttttaaactttaatttctattttatcactTTCTGGAATGGAAACTTGTACAAACAGACATTCCGTGGAATCATGATGGTTTCTTTTGCATGTGGTGAGTGTGGATTTCATTTCTACAAATACTTTACACGCTAGTGGTCCAGATGGGCTGGAACTATGCAGGCAAATTCACATTTTCTCCCCAGTGATTAGATTTACCttataattagatttatttttgaaatgattgtattgatatcttttttttaagggtGGGATTCTCTATTTTCCCCAGGCTGGAAGTCCAATGACTACTCAAGGACAAACATCCCAGGAGCTTTGATCTGATTTTTTCTGACCTAGGCTGGTTCTCTCTTCTTTTGGCAACCTGGAGGTGTTCCTCTCCCAGGAGTCCGCCATATTGATTTGGGTCTCAAGGTGGACACCAGATCGACTTAGCCCACTGCAGCTCAATATACTCATACTCAAGAAATCTCCCAGCTTCCCTGGTAGAGGCGATTGCAGATATATGCCACTAGGCCTggttaatatttttgatttttatgtTAGTTCATAGGATCTTAGGCCACCGAGGCCATCTACTCAAACctccatccccattttatagatgaggaaacctgaGGCCACCATAGGTGGTGACTTGTCCAATAATGCCTAAATTATAAGAACTACCTTGATAGGTCTCAAGTTCTGCTCCAAGTTCAATAGAAAACTAGAGTACTCCTTTCgttttatggaattatttttttagtcCTTACTTTCTAACTtggtaacaactttaagacagaaaggcaaggactgggcaattgggattaagccTATATATTTTCTCTAAGAATCATGAATTCCCTAATAGAAGGACATGATAAATTTTAGTTgcaggttaataataataataataataataataatgtaattttttcctcttcaaattcATAGGCCTCCTTGAAATTTATCCACAGACTTCCTTTCCCTATGGCCTCCCATACTAGAATTATTTAGTTCTAGAAAAAGCTCCAAGTtcaaaaaagccagaaataatcTTACCACTAGTTTGTTTCATGTCCGGCTTCTTGGCTGGTCAGTTCAgatgtgtggaggaaaggagaaaggggctGCCAACTTGGGACGTCCAGGGGACGCATCCCCCTGCCTTTCACACTTCCTTCCCATTGGTTCACACGAGTGGCACAAGGGATCACCAATCAGCTCCTATCTCAGCATCAGACTAAGGTCCTTGGGGATGCTGGCGTGATACTTTAAGAAAGAGACGAGGTTGACTTAGCAAGGGTTAAACCAATCTTGGTGTCCTCCTTGGAATTCCTTTTGGACTTTTGGGAGGGCTTCAAGACCTCTAAGTCCATTTGGCAGGGGTTACACCCTTACAACAGCACCATTCGGTTGAGTaagaagaaaacatttgtaaGTGTTTAAAGGtgaattttgattttaaataCTCTTTCAGAGAGAACCATGAAGTATTCACTGCACTCTTACTGTTTCCTACAGACACTATGGATCTACGAATGGTCTTCCATGACCGTAATAAAAGTAGGTGAAAGCCCTTGAGTTTTCCAGGTTGAAAGAAACCTGGGGGTGGGAGAAGAGTGATGCTACACAAGGGCTT
It includes:
- the ADIPOQ gene encoding adiponectin, whose product is MKQTSGFMMVLWTSPLLCMLLLAVSCHSNPTHSTEDLQPLPPKEACVNWMGGAPGHPGYNGAPGRDGRDGINGEKGEKGETGLLGPKGDAGEIGVPGVEGPRGFPGLPGKKGEPGEPAFRYRSAFSVGLASRPPAPNVPIIFTKIFYNEQNHYDVTTGKFRCNFPGLYYFSYQLTVYLKDVKVSLFKKDKAVMFTFDQFKEQNVDQASGSVLLHLQAGEEVWLQVYGDGEHNGLYADNVNDSVFSGFLLYHDADQF